A region of the Gigantopelta aegis isolate Gae_Host chromosome 11, Gae_host_genome, whole genome shotgun sequence genome:
GGATTATTAGGGTCCACATGGCTATAAGTCGCGTCGAAATGTGAACGTTGTCCTGTCATAGGTGTCAGCTTCTCTCGCACTCTGAATATGACTGTGTGCTTCGTCGTCATTCCCTTGATAATCCTTCACATGCGTACTGTGTAGCTCGTCATAATCGTCCTCCTCGTCGTTTTTTCCTAGTTGTTTCCCGTCCACGTGATTGTACGTCTCGTCATTCGTAGTAAACACGTCTGCTTTTGTTGTATCGTATGTGTCAAGGCTGCCACCAGCAACACCTCGACTGTGAATGTGACTGTACGTTTCACTGTTACTCGTCTGTTGACCTTCCATCTGGGTACTGGCGTGTAattcatcataatcatcatcctCTGCATTCTCAAACTTCTTCTCATTCATATGGCTATACGTCGCGTTATTTAATGGTGCTACTTTTGTATTCGTTGCTAGATCGTAAGGATCATCAGCACTCACAGAAGCATCACCCAGACTGTGAATGTGACTGTATGCGTTCATGCCATCTCCTTGCTGACTCTTTGCTCCAGTGTTATCATACAGTTCATCATAGTCACCATCCTCATCTTCATGTACGGTACTAGGACCCACAGCTACTCTGAAGAGTGATGGTTTGGAATATTCGTAGTCTGGGATTCCATGTTGGGTATTCTCACCTCCCAGCCCAGTCTCAGATCGAGAAGAATATTCGTTAGCATGATGGTCAGACTGAACACGTTGATCACCAGTCAGTTCAAAGCCGTCCTCACCTGAATGTGCGTGGGTATCAGCGTCAGATGATTTGTCTTTAAAGCAACCACATTTCATTCTGAAATAAACAAGGTAATAACGTTTTTATTACACACATGGTTAAAGATATGTTGGTATAtatcgaagtgttacgtcccactagatTGTGGAGTAACACTTTGACGTCGATTGACGCACAACGACCTTATTGAAACGTCAACCAAACTAGATCAGTGATATAATTAAATTCGattgtgggtaataaatagcatattaaacttgctaccatttcgtTTTATATGTATGTCCTCGTGAAATATTTTGCGttgtcaattgaaaattatttcactcaggacataaacatgataggaaatggaagctcgtttaatatcccgTCAATTTATTATAAACGTGAATCACAAAACCGTTATTCATGGTCAAAACCGTATATATGCACGATGTAGAGTCGAATAAggatttggcaaaatagtggttgatacCTTGGatctctgtctagtgcctcgtctataggaggacaaccACTTCCGAGGAGA
Encoded here:
- the LOC121385698 gene encoding uncharacterized protein LOC121385698; this translates as MLVVSVLLAVVWMKRMKCGCFKDKSSDADTHAHSGEDGFELTGDQRVQSDHHANEYSSRSETGLGGENTQHGIPDYEYSKPSLFRVAVGPSTVHEDEDGDYDELYDNTGAKSQQGDGMNAYSHIHSLGDASVSADDPYDLATNTKVAPLNNATYSHMNEKKFENAEDDDYDELHASTQMEGQQTSNSETYSHIHSRGVAGGSLDTYDTTKADVFTTNDETYNHVDGKQLGKNDEEDDYDELHSTHVKDYQGNDDEAHSHIQSAREADTYDRTTFTFRRDL